A genome region from Nicotiana tabacum cultivar K326 chromosome 13, ASM71507v2, whole genome shotgun sequence includes the following:
- the LOC107777927 gene encoding GDSL esterase/lipase EXL3-like has translation MLYSRLVNGMLLSLYIVFVMLISSSTCEAKVKLPPNLVVKAVYAFGDSIVDQGNNNNIVTTPVKCNFPPYGKDFMGGMPTGRFSNAKTPPDMIAKELGLNELIPAYLDPELKVEDLKTGVSFASGGSGYDPRTSTINSAIPLSAQLNHFLEYIGKLKELVGEEEGNYILNNSLFIVVAGSVDIAGLTGSYYEDVIRQKLYDMDSYTNLLAAYAFDFVQELYKLGARNIAFLGVPPLGCVPAQRTLAGGPARMCAEEYNQAAELANTKFSLAIDSLHKKFPQYKLVFIDAYNSLLDCIVNPQKYGLEEVQKGCCGSGNIEVSILCNKFSGTCEDDTKYLFWDSYHLTEKGYRILVDQIIKNYTNSFS, from the exons ATGTTGTATTCTCGTTTAGTGAATGGGATGTTGTTATCTTTGTATATCGTTTTTGTAATGTTAATAAGTAGTAGTACCTGTGAAGCGAAAGTGAAGCTACCGCCCAACTTAGTTGTAAAGGCGGTTTATGCATTCGGAGATTCAATTGTGGATCAgggaaataataacaatattgtGACGACGCCAGTCAAGTGTAATTTTCCACCTTATGGAAAGGACTTCATGGGCGGGATGCCAACCGGACGGTTCAGCAATGCCAAGACTCCACCGGACATGATAG CCAAAGAACTAGGTCTTAATGAGCTGATACCAGCTTATCTAGATCCAGAACTGAAAGTCGAAGATCTAAAAACTGGAGTAAGCTTTGCATCGGGAGGCAGTGGATATGACCCTCGAACATCTACTATCAAT TCAGCCATACCACTATCAGCACAATTAAATCATTTCCTAGAATACATTGGGAAGCTGAAGGAATTGGTTGGGGAAGAAGAAGGCAATTACATTTTAAACAATAGCTTATTCATAGTGGTTGCTGGGTCTGTTGACATTGCCGGGCTTACTGGTAGCTACTACGAGGACGTAATTCGCCAAAAGCTGTACGATATGGACTCATATACCAATCTTCTAGCGGCCTATGCTTTCGACTTTGTCCAA GAATTGTACAAGTTGGGTGCAAGAAATATTGCATTTTTGGGAGTTCCACCATTAGGATGTGTGCCAGCGCAGAGAACATTAGCTGGAGGCCCAGCTAGAATGTGTGCCGAGGAATACAATCAAGCGGCGGAATTAGCCAACACCAAATTCTCACTTGCCATTGATTCGTTACACAAAAAGTTTCCTCAGTACAAGCTTGTTTTCATCGATGCCTATAATTCTCTACTTGATTGCATAGTCAACCCTCAAAAATATG GACTTGAAGAAGTACAGAAAGGGTGTTGTGGCTCAGGAAACATAGAGGTGTCCATACTATGCAACAAATTCAGTGGAACATGTGAAGATGACACAAAATATTTGTTTTGGGATAGTTATCATCTTACTGAGAAAGGTTATCGGATTCTCGTTGATCAGATCATAAAAAATTATACCAATAGTTTCTCGTAG